The Trichosurus vulpecula isolate mTriVul1 chromosome 9, mTriVul1.pri, whole genome shotgun sequence region TTTTTCCTTATCAATACTTGCTTGTGGTATAAGCCAGTAACAgcatctctggttcaaagggtatagacattttagtcacttaatttgcaaattccaaattgctttacgaAATGGTTGCACCATTGCATAGCTCCAACAACATTGTATTAATGAGCCTGTTTTCCCACAAGCCCTTCAACATTGACTGCCGCCATTCCTTgctatttttgccaattttcaggtTGTGATGTGAAACTTGAGTTGTTTTGATTACAATTTCTCAATAATGGTTTGGAGAATTTTTCATGTGGATAAAtacttcacagttttttttttttgagaactgttcattcatatcctttgactacttgtttattggggaatggctcttggaaACCAAACCCTATCAGAGAAATCTGATACAAGATCaataaattctttatattttcattttactcaCTAGTGCTAATAGATATGAGCAGTTTTCATTTGTGATCTCTTTATAGtgtttaagctttttttttttaacatggtttTTAGGGAGTCTCATGATTCTTCAATGATCTTTCCCTGAGTTAtgttctaggttctttttttagatcagatttttttcttctattttttcaatcttttgcttttttgttcttgTCTCAGAGTCAATGGTTTCTGTTTTGGTtaattctagttttcagggaatACATTTCTTAGGTAAGGTTTACCATTTTTTcaaagattatttttgttttcaattttcccCCAAGagcttttatttctattatttatgCAATTATTGTCTCCCTAAGTAGAGTACAAGCTCCCTGACGGCACagaattttctttgtatctccagtgtttaacaTACTCTGATACATAGTGTGAATGCTTAATATGTGATTAGGATTACcgactatacacacatacacacacaaacatgtacataCACTTTGACCAAAGGTGCAAAACAACCACTACCTCAGAAGACCTTGTTTTCACTAAAGCCTGCTTCTTCTTCAGACTTCACTATTACTAAAGGACAATCTTTTGTGTTCAAACgtttaatgttattatttttgctgttcttttcccCTCAATTCCAATCGTGACAAGTCCTGTTGCTTGTACCACAACACTTATGCCATTGGTATCCTCCTCCCTAATCCCATGACTATTGTCCTAGTATAGACCTTCATGAAGACTCACTAGAACTACGAGTGCCTTACAATGGATCTTCCTATCTCCATATTTTCTATTCTAtgtctaaaaattttttttctcttttctaattaCCTTCATGTTGGGATGGGccttttttaaatgccaaagaggcTGATTGTAACTTTATACAGCTTTGTTGAATATTTACAATTGTATGTTTGTAAGTGACCAAAGCTCCAGGTATACACAAGTATGGGAAATCTAGGTCCttgccaaagaaacaaaaaaaaaaacccactattaaattttgttgttaagtcatttcagttgtgtctgactcttggtgaccacatttggagttttcttggcaaaaatactaaagagtttgccatttccttaaaTTTAGGAGTTCTAAGGACTGAGGATCAAATGCATTGTTGACACTCAGTGCACAGCAGTGGGAGAGGCAATCAAAAATTATATCAAATAGACTTCTGGATCCTCTCCAAATTACCAAAGTTGTCCAGAATTGGGGCTATGCGCCAATGTATTCTAAAGCACCCCTGGGTGACTTATTAAACCAAACAAGTACTTAATAGAAGAAATATTAGAGTGGTGGATGTGGAGTCCCCAATCAAGGGGACTGGACATAGCAattttcaattaatatttattaattgcctgcaTGACAGGCACAGTGATAATCACTAGGGTTACacaaagacaatccctaccctcaaggagcttacaatctaatgtgggaaacaacatgcaaatatatacaaaaaagctATACAGattataggaaataattaagagggaaGCCACAAGAGTTATGAGGGGTTTGGTTAAGGAGTAGCTTCCCTCCTTAAAAAAGCAAGCTGGATGTACTCTGGGACAGTCAGCTCTTGAGGACTTGCTTTTTAATATTTCCCTAGCACCCTGAAACAGATAATAGGGGAAGGGTATTTCTCTCCCTTACTTCCCAAATAGGAGCAGTAAGAGCAAATTGCATATGGTATATGCagctcagctaaaatcttacctctaCATAAGCCTCAACCGATCTCCCTTCATGTTCATGCtttctaagattatctccaatttatcttctcatatcttttctgaAAATAGTTGTTTACCtaatatctcccccattagactgtatcTTCTTGAAAGCATGGattatttttatcctttctttgtatccccagcatttaacagtgtctggcatatagtaagtgcttaacattTGTTGTCTTGACACCGATGCTAGACACATCTTCATTCTACAAAGATCTGGTcatatcactcctctgctcaaaactcTTCGTTGTTATTTTACTATCTACTGAGAAGACCAAACACTGGCACCATCTTTTGTTCCCAGCTTTTTTCCCTTCCAgaagcttattattattattattattatattatagccAAGTAGGGCTACTTGCCATCCTCACACATGGCCTAAGCTTTCTCACCTCTGTGCCTTTATTTTCTCATACTGTTTCCAACGTCTGAGGGAACTGCCTCTGCCATCTATATGTCCCTTCTACCTGTTGAATTACTACCTATTCTTCAAAGTCTAACTTAAAATGATATCTCTTCCATAAAGCCTCTACTCCCAATAATGACTTTTCCCCTGTTGAATCTcatttatttgcatgtttctTGTATATTTATCATTTCATATTAGACATTTGTTACATCTTATTCTCTTACCTGACTGCTCCAGGAGGGCAGGAACATTGTCCTATAcaaactttgtatctctcccagTGCCCAGCAAAgttatatacatgtaatatatactttaaaaagtctcaaatgaaaaaaatgttcaccAGCATATCTTTGTATCATGCTTACTTGGTAACAATTCTACCTCTTACTCTTTGTATTATCATCATGATAGGAAGTAATGTTGGGATTtggattaaagatcttcccacaTTATGTCTATGCATTTTTTCTAGCACTATGAAACCTCCACTGTCTAAAGCAGTAAACGTTCAAATTGGtgaatgtttttaaagaaatgcaaatttattaCTTTCAAGTACCATACACAATATAAGCTAAAGATATAAATGGGCACTCATATGTGAGGtaagttaatgaaaaaaattacaattcaCACCAAGCCTGTCATATCAAACAGATATCAAACACAAGTCTTTTGACATAGAAGACTCAGTTACTGGACCCAGAAGTTGAAGGCAAATGAAAGGAATCTTTAATATTACAAACTCTTGGTTTTAAAAAGTTACCCATTTTAGAGGAGGCTCTTCTCTGGCATTGTTTTTTGATTAGTTCTTGTTGCATCTCTTTCAGTGTGAAATAGAATCTTTGAAACTCTGGAGTAGCATCAACAAAGTCAAGAAGACAGTCCAAATTCTCTCGAACACTGGATAATTTAAACTTTGCTGAATGTTGTTCTACCTCCTCTTCAACAACCTCTTCTTCCTCGGTAACTTTCCTAGGAACAGCTTCCATTTTGGGGCGGCAATGTGCTTCATTACCTCCAGTTAACCACACCCTGACATCATCTAAATTGCTCTCTACATCACCACATTGTCCAAAAATTTCTCTATAATCACCATCTTCTAAGCcttgaatattatattctggTTCTTTTTTGCACAGCAGATTTTCCCATGCATTTGCTATTGTTATCTGCTTTACTTCATCCCAACTCTTTGCCCAGTTAGAAATTGCACTTTTTATGTTATAAGCTTGGATTTTTGCAACtgttttttctcctcttacttcCTGTTCTTCATCACTCTCTTGAAAGATTACCAGACTCTCTTCAAGCTGCTTCCACCTATAAAGTCGTTTGCAGCTCAAGATCACACCCTGATTCATTGGCTGAATCAATGATGTAGTATTTGGGGGGAAGAAGATACATTTGATTTTCCCATCATTACTAATTAGAGACTCAGCTGAAGGATGGGCTGGAGAACTGTCTAGGAGTAACACTGCTTTTACATCCTTTTCATCCAACCTCAAGACATTAAGCTGAAAATCTCTAACCTCGGGAATGAAGTTTTGAAAGAACCATTCTGAAAATGCTTCTCTGGTGAACCAGACATCTTTACTGGATTTGTATATTACTGATAAAGCATTTACATCATCCTTAATAGACCCAGGCTGCTTTGATTTTCCAATAATAACTGACTTCAACTTGTGGGTCCCATCTGCATTTGCACACAAAAGAGCTGACAATTGTTCTTTGTTTATTTTCCGCCCTGGCATACATATATCTTTTTTGTTTGCCTGAATGTTTTCTGGCATGGATTTCCAAAAGAGATCTGTCTCATCCCCATTGTACACCTGAGCCAGACATAGTCTCTCCTCTTTGATGAACGTGGATATCTTTTGTCTAAATGGTTCAACATTTTCTGAAACTGAACTCAGAATTTGTTTCCCACACACTTTTCGGTTCCCTATTGCATGCCTATTTCGAAATCTGAAAAGCCAACCAGTACTGGCTTTGAAGTCTGTTCGACCAAAACACTGTGCAAATCTCTCAGCAGCAGCCTGAAGTTCCACACCTCTAACAGGAACACCAGCTGAATGCTTTTGTTGGTACCACATGTACACTGCGTCATCAACATCACCGTATTTGGCACCAGtcgttctttttcttttctctgctccaACTAATGGCATATCTTGCTTTAACACAAAGTCCAAaatcaatttcttattttttttaatgtcataaaaTGTTGATTTACTAATTCCAAATTCATCCATTACACTTTTAAGAGAGTGCCCAGATTCAATTCTACTCAAGaccttcattttttcctctaaattcAATGTGGTGTATTTTCCTCTCTTATTCATATTGAATGTTATTTCAATATACAGAAACAAGAGAAGCTGGGAGAGAAACAGCAAAATCGGATGACAAAAAgtaaaaaggtgaaaaaagagGGCACAGATAATCAGTACAAAAATACTGATAAAACGGCAACTGTAGGTAGTGTAGATTAGTGAGAAGGTAATCACCTAACAATCAACATCAGAGGTTCCCCCGTCATGACTTTTAAAGACTGCCACTACTGGGGATCCTCTTCCTGTTCCTCCCTACTTTTATTATAGCACCATATTAGTAAACTTTGAGGAAAGTTTCAATACCTTCTCACTTCTTGTCCATCTCAAGTACAGACaatcaggaaggaaagaagtccaCAATGCATCCTGGAACCCTCCCTCTAACCCCACATGAAAGAAGTTGTACAGGACAACAGAGACCATAGAAGAAAAAGGAggtagaagcaaagaaaaatcaaaagatgCCCAGAAGCTCTAACAGGGAGCTGAAAGGAGGGTAAGAGGGGGAACCAGTTGGTAGAATGAGAtcacacatttctttctttcccaatgcTACGGCTTCACCTcgctgctgagaaaaaaaaatttagtacaATTCAGTGAATACAGGTAGTGAGGCAACAGTTCAGGAAGCAGAGACAGGTCTTTAGTCTTCCAGGACCTGCCATACGTGCTATTTTGATGTT contains the following coding sequences:
- the TIGD7 gene encoding tigger transposable element-derived protein 7 is translated as MNKRGKYTTLNLEEKMKVLSRIESGHSLKSVMDEFGISKSTFYDIKKNKKLILDFVLKQDMPLVGAEKRKRTTGAKYGDVDDAVYMWYQQKHSAGVPVRGVELQAAAERFAQCFGRTDFKASTGWLFRFRNRHAIGNRKVCGKQILSSVSENVEPFRQKISTFIKEERLCLAQVYNGDETDLFWKSMPENIQANKKDICMPGRKINKEQLSALLCANADGTHKLKSVIIGKSKQPGSIKDDVNALSVIYKSSKDVWFTREAFSEWFFQNFIPEVRDFQLNVLRLDEKDVKAVLLLDSSPAHPSAESLISNDGKIKCIFFPPNTTSLIQPMNQGVILSCKRLYRWKQLEESLVIFQESDEEQEVRGEKTVAKIQAYNIKSAISNWAKSWDEVKQITIANAWENLLCKKEPEYNIQGLEDGDYREIFGQCGDVESNLDDVRVWLTGGNEAHCRPKMEAVPRKVTEEEEVVEEEVEQHSAKFKLSSVRENLDCLLDFVDATPEFQRFYFTLKEMQQELIKKQCQRRASSKMGNFLKPRVCNIKDSFHLPSTSGSSN